The Helianthus annuus cultivar XRQ/B chromosome 11, HanXRQr2.0-SUNRISE, whole genome shotgun sequence region tataatagaccctagtacattgtagggagtcgtgtttgctgaggagacttGAGTTACGAGCACAGAAGACGCAAAactatgagttcatgtcccccttttcttttaactgttttcagttttataacttcgggggtgaaatacatgttacaattgtttacaaactttttatacatggtatgattagctaagaaGGGTTAGtgcttgatcatgtgaaaggtgggtataacacttaaggccattaatcctcgtcgtaggaccgagggacatgagtgatagatctatttggatgtagcgagcccacacccatgaggaccagggtggcccatgtggtgactatgtccacaTACAAATGCCGTGGCAAaattccgctaggtttgagttttcctgcaccatttcacacataccattggccttgcaaaccattggtggtctgtttttccttattgctacataccagggacatacatacatgcactgtttacaaaggtttatacatacttatacaaacacatgaactcgctcaagttttgttgatgttttcaaattacatgtatttcagggaactaagtggatctggTGGGTGTTTGCATGTTCAAGCTGCGTcataaataaaagatgtcatccaagtctttagggtttaggagatgtatcttactcctggacgagatacatggtCCTAAGCTAGGGTTGTTTAAGTTCTTTTGTCGAGTCTTTGTGAACTCATTAAAACATGTTGTGGTTTGTAACCTTGAATTTGGTGTCAACGTTTCGGACAAGTATGTTGTGTTATTATTAAACTTAATTAATGCATGAACATCTTgtggtttttatcatatagcgttattatgattgaatgctatggtattaataaagtcacaccaataatcacgcttccgcaaaagtcagggtgtgacaatttctACCTTCTGAACAGTCACATCCCAACAATTAACATCCACTAACCGTACTAttattacatccgagacgattcaagtgagtcctatgaagcaagtgtccgtctattcaattgaaaggaatcattgcattacatccccatTGAAAAACAGAATCACAGTCCTTTTCCTTCATTTTCCAGCACAGCCACCAGCAATACTAGTTCGTTACTAGTGCGGTTGCCGTGAGCCTGAGgaacttttaataagctgtcacagttgtcaaattcGTTTCGTGCATTCTTTTTAATAATATTGTAGAAGCATGGTTCACGTTCAAATTCGTTGCGTGCATTCATATTGTTGAGACAACAAAAGATAATGAAcgaattgttggacttcttgttaCAAATGCAGCTGTAGGATCCGTACTTAAAGGTCTCTCTCTAAAAGATGCAACTTTACGACACGCTTACCTTAATCAtatcttccatggagtcacagatccgacaataTGGCCCACGGATGTTATGCCCACTCGCGGTACAACTGGGAAttgcaaaccgcaaccgttttttactatgggaacggtggctatgggaaatacaaaccgtaatcgtttgtgactatgggaatgGTGGCTATAGGAAAcataagttttctttttgagcttgatggatgtccgttatctcaacgcttctccttacattaccgatctggaattggagaaccgttgtgtatttgcttactgattattgaaaagatttgttgaaatcgtaCTATTACACCCCAGCAATTTACATCCACGAACCGtactgttattacatccgagacgattcaagttaGTCCTATGGAGTCAcagatccgtgggccctattgtcggatctgtgactcAAAGGGATAATGGatatggtaacaactaccaaggCGGTATTTGAGTGCTTTTCCTTTAATTTCCAGAACAGCCACCAGCAATACTAGTTTGTTACCAGTGCGGTTGCCGTGAGCCTGGGCaacttttaataagctgtcacagttgtcaaattTATTACATGCATTCATATTGTTGAGACGACAACAGATAATGAAcgaattgttggacttcttgttccaaatgcagctGATGAAACCGAAACTGTTATctctgttgttcagtactttcgtgataaatacaatgttcatctCGTTATCCTTTGCTTCCTGCAATTCAAGCAGGCACAGATGCTAAACGtactgttattacatccgagatgattcaagtgagtcctatgaagcaagtgtatgtttattcaattgagaggaatcattgcattacatccccgttgagaaacagaatcgataaatttagggaaaatggggttgaaagatgataatccaacagtggaggatctcattctataGCTTTGATAAATTCAgaggtattctcaaataatgtttCCTAAATGTTTGAAGACCAACAAATGTCTAAAGTGTTACTTCTTCGTTCGCGTGACAGAAAGTTAACTtgcaaaattaaaaaattaaatcgacaccttcaatacgcatcgtataggcctatacgatgcgtattactttTTTATAAGGGGACATTGTCAGCCTTTGACTGACCTAGAAGTTTGAACCAaccttaatacgcatcgtataggcctatacgatgcgtattgaaggtGTCGATTTAATTTCTTAAGGTGTGCCAATAATAAGACCCTTTGTGTTTTTACCAATCTTAACTAACATGGTATCTAACTACCAATATACAAGGTTCGGACGGTTGGGATGCGTTATAATGTAATAGAATGAGCTACCTTTAGCTTAATACTCAAcaagaaagtttgttttaactCAAGTCGAATCAAAGCTGAATTTTGTTAACAAGGAGAGGTTTAAAAGTGATGATCGCCCATACTTTCAAATAGCTATGTTAAATGGCACTTTTTCTTCTTTCGTGAGTTACTTATTTCAAACCATTTATTTCACTTCGTAAATAATCTTAAAACTAAGAATGATAGAGAAGCAACCCAAGTGCTTGTTGAACTTCAAAACAAAGACTACACGCAACACAATTTCTCGCAAGTTGGCACGAAAACCACCTCTTTAACaagatatttttattttattacacCAATAAATACTTTTAAGTTAAATATTTACGGCAAAAAAAAAAGTACATAAATTCATCAAACTCAATCAGTATAGTTTACAACATAAaacatattattatttattatattaataaaaatacaaaataaatagGTAAACCCATGACACGGCAAACCGACACAAGCATAACCTTTGAGCTAAATCCCGAACTAAACccatatcttaaacttttgtaGTGGATTATATGGTATAAGAAATATACAACCGTCAATGCTTTCTGGTTGGAAAATACACAAGATTTGTTTAGTACAAATGCAAAAAGACTTTAGTTAAAATGCTTACAAAACGAAAGCTAAATTAAAGATGCCAAACCAAACCAATAAAACCTTTACTTGCACTCTAGGAACCAAACCAATAAAACCCGACCCGACAGTGATAAAAATATCAACTCATTATTAGCTCCAACGACCGGTTTAATCCGTTTCATTTTAATCTTGTGGCATTAGCCTAAGATGCCATAACCGTGCGTCGCTTATTATGACCCACGAAAGCTTGTCTCATCATTTGATATCCGTCTCTGTAATGCTCGAGCGAAAAACACAACTGTCGTATCACTTCTCGTTTCTCCTCGGCTTGTTCTTTAATAACCTCTTCTTGCCTCGAGACTTCCTTGTCCAGTTCTTCACTTCTAAAAGTCAACTCGTCTattgacttgtttgacttttcAATCCGGTCAACCACCTCGACATGTTCTAAGTGTAGCTGGTCCAAATGCTTGCCCAGCCCATCGATTTGATCATCCTTTAAAGTCAACGCAAGGTCGAGTTCATCGACTTTGACCACGAGTTCGTTGTTTTCCAACTTTAGCTTCTCCACCTCGCCTTCCAGATCGGTTTTTACAATCTTCATTCTCCTGAGTTCCTCATCCGAAATCTGACAACGTAAATCCCATTCTTTTATCATATCGTCTAAGAGCACACGTTCTTTCAAAAGCTTTGTGACCTGTTCTTGAAGCTGCATATTCTCTTCTGATAATGTTTTATTTGCATTTGACAGTGTTTCTCTCATGGCCCGGATTTCTCTGTCACGATCCGATAAATTTGTTTTATATCGCGTGATACGATCTTGAAGCTTCAAAACTTCTCGTTTCTCTTTCTCGAGTTTCGATTTCCAACTTGCGATTTCCTTCTGCGCTGACACTAGTTTTTCTTCTAAATTTTTATCATTCGAGGAAGAACCGAGTTCATGTCTTAATCTTTTCACTTCTTCCTCTGAATCATTAAGCTTTTCTCTCATCATTCTAGCATCGAACGGAGATTCATACTTTTGGAGCTCGGCCTTCAACTTTTCGTTCTCAGCTCGTAGTTCTTGATCTACATTATCGATCTTGATCTTTTCTTCTTGTTGCATCTGCATCTTCTGAAGCTCACTTTCCAATTCCGCGATCCTCTTACGCAGCCCTCGGTGATCACTGTTCCCCGACGCACTCGAGTAATTATTAACAGACGAATCATCTGACTCCGACTCGGAATCCAATGTAGACGTTTCGTCTCCTTCTTTGGTTACCAAATCTGAACCGCTCTTAAGAAAGAACTCAAAACCCGCAGCTCGGGTCCCACTCCTGGCTCGCGGAGGTGGGACGTCAGACCCGACATCTGATATTCCCGAGCCTTGAGATTGGAGATCTGAGGGGATGTTTTTTCTTAACTCACCTGTGACATTATCGTATCGTTCGGCTAGTGACCTATACATTCTGTAGAACTCTTCAACGTGTGATACGAGTTGGGGTCTCTTTTGGTAATACATTTCGGCTTTTTTGGCGAACGAATCTCCGTCTTCTTCGATTAGTTTTAACATACGTTTTACGCTTTGGTCCATTTCTGCAATGATCAAGTGTTGTCTCATTTTATCTTTGGCCATTTGAATTAAAGGTGTGTGTGTTTAAGGGGACCCAAATTGATTAGATCACTAAAAAAGTGTGAAGATTAAGTATGACAGCTAGGGGACATACTATTTAACTTCTATGCTTTAACTTGAAAATTTTTGACTATAAAAAGAAGAATTAAGAAAAGCCAAAagtggttctttttttttttttttctgactCGGTTACAGGGTTGTGGTGTATAACATAGTACCGGACACTAGGGTCAGCAAAATACCAAACCGGGCCTGGGAGCTGAACTGCAACGACCTTGTTTGAATGTTTGTTATTAAATTTATGACCGAAAGGCGAAAGTAATTAATTTGGGCCAAAAGTAATAGATCTAAATTTATTAATAAGTGGTTAACAAAAAATACTTTTGGGGGGGCCAGGTCCAAGTTGATTATTTTGGAGGCCCAGATGTAAAACTGAAAACTACTGACCCATAATCGCACCAAACGCATACAAAACCAACCCTGGACAGTATATGCTACGGGGGAGAGTAGGAAAGCAAATCCGAGCGGATAGATACAAGTGTGACAATAGAAGCACGTATTATTTAGTTTAGTTGCTTACCCTCGATGTTTTCGGCTAGCCATTTGGAGTTTTTGGAGCTGATGTGGCTATCCCACCACCAGGAATGTTTGTTTCTTGATTCTGTCCTTTTATAGCAGCCCTTAGCCTAAatttaagaaaataaataaataaataaaacttaccAGACAGACAGTAAGTAAGTTGATAGAATATAAAGTTAAGTTTACAGGGGAGCCGGTTGGTTTACCAAAGAAGATGCCATGTTGCTGGTTTCCCTGAAATACGAAAAAATTACTAAAATTCAtcaagataataataataataataataataataataataataacaataacaataacaataacaataacaataataataataagaaactTAAATAAGCATGCATAATTTAGAATAAGAAAGCTCACATGTCCAAGACTTTTTCTTTGTTTAAGTAATGGTCAAATTCTATTATTTATATTCCCATTAAATAATTTTGAATTTGATTCTTCTAAAATCAAACAAATGGACTGTTCAAGGGACAATGACAGCACTATAAGAACCATActtataaattataataataaactagTTTAAGAACTCAATACATCAAACAAATGGACTGTTCAAACTATATTAAAATAAGGTTGAAGTTATAGGCACAATTCTCTTTATCATACAGGCCGTATGCTCTGTATAATGGTAGGCGAAAACCAGCCGCGTATCAGTCATATCACTGTCACATCAGTTAATTATTTGTCGTGTGATATTAGTTGTATCGGTAGTAAAAAAAAGTGATATTGGTAGTAATTGATGTCAAACGtctgaaataaaataaaaattaaataaggACGCAAATTTTCTATATAAAATAATACAGATCAACTTAAATAATTTATAAtaataaagaaaagaaaaggtAACAAATGGGGCATTTGGGGTGGCATAAGTATTTGGGACCAATAGCTCTTAGGTTCGATTCACACAAAGGAGTTTTTCCATATTTATTTGGTTTCTCCTGAATTGGTGGATAGACATAATGCCTAGTGCCCTAACAAGTTGGTCTAATGGTTAGTCACTTGGTTTCTCTCCTTAAGGTCCCATGTTCTACTCCCACTTAGCATCACTTTGAAGGACATTGGTGGTGGCAATGAAATTTAGAACTAGGCATCTCTGGAGGTCACCAGTTCGAAACAGAGCCGAACCAGGTTTTACCGCAGTGGGCCTTCGGGCGggcgggttttccccggaactggtggctTGGTGGCTCGGGTATGCATACAAATCTAACCGTTATTGAGGGCATCCCAGGATGCTTATCCAGCGATTtagttggccgttcaaaaaaaaagacaTAATACCTAATAGAGATGGATATAATCAGATGGTTTCGCTAATAACGTGATAATACTCTAGTGATTAGTTAGTCATCCAAATTTTCGGTTATAAGAAAGACATAACATATTCATCGATCAACAAGTTTCCAACATGCATAACATGAAACGTGTCACCCAATTCACTCAAAGCAACAGACACGTTGATGAAGCAGGTGTGGAATACACGCGCGAGTAGCTATTACATAAAATCattattaataaaattaaaaaaatcaggCGGAGCGGGTGGGTCGTGGCTGAAATAAACAAGTGCCGGAAACGCTGATCCAGCTACGCTGTTCCAACATTCAAGgcatttattatttttatttattatattatatattataattataattaagaACAAATTGTACTTATGGACCCTATGGTATATTCATGTTTTGGTTTAGTCCTAAAGTTTTAGAATAACGCTAGGCACGATCACCACAAGTTTGGTTTAATGAATTAACGTTAAATCTTCTATTGAAATCAAAATACCCCTCTCTTTTTGAATTACATTACAACAAATAACAATTTAAGGGGATGGACGTTAACTTTTCCATTGAATTTTTAGTTAACGAGCAAAATACCCTTTTTCATTTCTAACATACAATAAATTTGATGTTAATTACCAATATGCAAAATCGATTCCAGGATATGAATCGAAATAAAGAATTTACAGAAAAGCCAAAAAGTATGATAGAAGATAATACCAAAAAGCGGCGTAATAATAATGTGCAAATAATTCCAAATTTTATTGAAGTTCGCtgttgtattattattattgctaATAAGATCTAGGGCGGAGACTGGTGCGAAATTCCGAAAACAGATAAAAGGAATCAAAAACATGTAATCACAATTAAATCGAAAATATAGACAAATTCATAAGAAAAAAATACGATAATAATTCCACAAAATGTAAACTCAACGGAATCAAAAACAGTTGGCAGGCAGAGGTAGCACAAAATCGAAGATAAAGGAATTGATTGAGAAAGTAAACAGAAACTCAAGTAGTCAAGTGTTTGTTTACCTGGTTAATCAGAAGGGCGAGCAGAGTGCCATGAAGAGATAGATAGAGAAGATGGTTTTGTTTTTTATGTGTGATTGGCGTATAAGGTCAAGGTAGTACTCACCTTTTTCACATGCCACCTTTTGTCAACTGtcaattatctttttttttttttttcattttaaattatatatatatttttttaaattaagatTACTACATGTGCAAATATAATCTTTTGAGTTTTAGGGTTTAATGATTTTGTATAAACTAAAGGGCTCTTTGTTTATCTTTTAATG contains the following coding sequences:
- the LOC110890369 gene encoding protein NETWORKED 4A isoform X2; translated protein: MASSLAKGCYKRTESRNKHSWWWDSHISSKNSKWLAENIEEMDQSVKRMLKLIEEDGDSFAKKAEMYYQKRPQLVSHVEEFYRMYRSLAERYDNVTGELRKNIPSDLQSQGSGISDVGSDVPPPRARSGTRAAGFEFFLKSGSDLVTKEGDETSTLDSESESDDSSVNNYSSASGNSDHRGLRKRIAELESELQKMQMQQEEKIKIDNVDQELRAENEKLKAELQKYESPFDARMMREKLNDSEEEVKRLRHELGSSSNDKNLEEKLVSAQKEIASWKSKLEKEKREVLKLQDRITRYKTNLSDRDREIRAMRETLSNANKTLSEENMQLQEQVTKLLKERVLLDDMIKEWDLRCQISDEELRRMKIVKTDLEGEVEKLKLENNELVVKVDELDLALTLKDDQIDGLGKHLDQLHLEHVEVVDRIEKSNKSIDELTFRSEELDKEVSRQEEVIKEQAEEKREVIRQLCFSLEHYRDGYQMMRQAFVGHNKRRTVMAS
- the LOC110890369 gene encoding protein NETWORKED 4A isoform X1 → MPSITVRFVCIPEPPSHQFRGKPARPKAHCGKTWETSNMASSLAKGCYKRTESRNKHSWWWDSHISSKNSKWLAENIEEMDQSVKRMLKLIEEDGDSFAKKAEMYYQKRPQLVSHVEEFYRMYRSLAERYDNVTGELRKNIPSDLQSQGSGISDVGSDVPPPRARSGTRAAGFEFFLKSGSDLVTKEGDETSTLDSESESDDSSVNNYSSASGNSDHRGLRKRIAELESELQKMQMQQEEKIKIDNVDQELRAENEKLKAELQKYESPFDARMMREKLNDSEEEVKRLRHELGSSSNDKNLEEKLVSAQKEIASWKSKLEKEKREVLKLQDRITRYKTNLSDRDREIRAMRETLSNANKTLSEENMQLQEQVTKLLKERVLLDDMIKEWDLRCQISDEELRRMKIVKTDLEGEVEKLKLENNELVVKVDELDLALTLKDDQIDGLGKHLDQLHLEHVEVVDRIEKSNKSIDELTFRSEELDKEVSRQEEVIKEQAEEKREVIRQLCFSLEHYRDGYQMMRQAFVGHNKRRTVMAS